The Metarhizium brunneum chromosome 3, complete sequence DNA window ATATACAAACTACTATATCAAGCACTGATTTGAGACGGCAAGAGCAATACTGTGCTTGTATCGTAGCCTCTTACACTATTTACGGTGAGCAATACAAATTTGCCTACCTGGTGGCGTAGAGTGATTTGGGGCTGGGCACGTACTTTTGTCTCTGACTGTATATATGAGGTTTACCAAGACATTGCATCTTTTCCTGGAGGGTTGGTAACGCTTTACGAGAGCTGTTCTCCCAGATGTAAACAAGGTCCCCGATGGATATGCCATGGCTAAACATGAACGGCATACAAGGGGGGATAATTACCTCGCAACAAGCATCCTATGTTCTTTTCTGTGACAAAAAGACACGAGCTGCATCAAATTACCTTTCAAAAAGCCCGGGGATGGTGTTTTACACCGCTACAAAATCAACGGCAAATGCCTCACAGTCTCGGACAGCGGAATGGTTGCAACCCTATAAAGCTGCACGCCACCTACGCCGTTGTCTCTTCCCCTCCTGATGCCCAAAGATTTCCATTCCGTCTCGTGTTTCATTCAATGCAGGGCTCGCTGATGCGACTGAGGGCTCTCTGTCTGCTTGGGTCCGGCTGCAGCTATTCACTCACCGGGACACAAGATGAATGGGGAGCTGGACGGCACGCCGAGAGCGCCAACTGCAACCATGCTGCATTATTCCCTCCCCCGCGAAACCGGGCCTCGAACACACCGAGACAGCCCGTGGATACAGAATGTGTCGTCACGGTTGCGGGGAAATAAGCTTGTCGTTGGGCTACATGTATAAAATTCGCCCATTCTTCCTCCGCTCGGCACGGTTTACTTGCACAGCTCCATTCGCAACTTCACTCAACACTTTGACCCAAAGGCGAGACCTTTAAACTCTTGTTCAAGCTTCCATTGAAAACACTCTTCACCCGTCAGCCTAGTCAACATGCCTGCTGAAATCAATGACATTGCTATGCGCGCCTCCGTGGCTGCCATTAACAAGGGCTCCAGCATCCGCGTCTATGAGTCGGATGTATTTGGTGGAATCCGGGAGGCAATGTACGAGGGCAAATGGACTGGTGGCGGTAGCCGCAACGTCatcgccaagggcaagattgGCTCTCCCGTCGCCGCAACCTCTCTTGGCCTGGACTTTATCCGCGTCTATTACATCGGCGaggacaacaaggccaaggagatttgCTACGACAAGAACGGCAAGCATTGGGTACGTACTCTGCCCGGCTTCCCACTGCCTCTGTCGTCCCCTTTTTCGGGGAGCCCCGAAACGTTGTAGAGAGTCGAGGCTTGGTGGTCGACTTCTCAGCCGGTCCTTCTACGACGGGATATGGCAGTATTTTGCTATATCCACGCCTTCCACAAAACACATTGACTGACTTCTGGCGTGGACAGTACGACGGGGCTCTGAACAACAGGTTCAAGTTGGCGCCTTACTCTGGCTTGGCTGCCATGTTCCTCGAAACATCCGAGGATCTCAAAATGATCCGCCTCTATGGCCAGCTCGAGGACGACAACCACATCCAGGAATACTGCTGTAAGTCGCACTCCGGGGGACGGGCCATCAGAGCCAATGGCTCTTATACTGCGGACAAGTGAAATCGTGCTCACTCTGGATGAAACTCGAACAGATGACACCAAGCATGGCTGGACTGTCGGCGCCAACCTCGGCGAGGCCATTCCCGGCTCCTCCATCGCAGTCGCCACCTGGGGCACGTCACACAATATCCGGTACGTTGAATACAGCTTGCCCTGGACCCGAGCCGCCGAGCTGCGCTTCTCTCTTCCCCCGACTAACAAACGCCACGGCGTACAGCGTCTACATGCAGGACACGAGCCTCAACATTGTCGAAAAGGTCTACGACGGCTCGCGCTGGCAGACGGGCGGTCTGCACGTCAAGGATGCCACGCCTCGCGCCGCACTGGGCGTCACGTCGTGGATGGAGCACAGCAACGTGTCGATCCGCCTGTACTACGGCTCCGGCTCCCCGGGCAAcgtcatcaaggagaagggcTGGGATCACAGCACGGGCTGGTACGACGGCGACTTCGCGCAGGGCTCTATTCCTGCGTCCCACGTCGCTGCCATCCCCAAGCCCGTGCTGCGCGTGTACATCCAGAACGGGACAAAGTTCACGGCTGTGACGGAGTTTGCATGGGAGGGCAGCTGGAAGGTCGGCCAGCAGGCTCTGCCCCCGGCCTAAGCGGCCCCGTGTATTGCTTGCCCGGGGTTTGCGTATCACGGCCACGGGCGGGATGGTAGACGGAGAGCTGGTTGATCATGCTGGGCGGATGCTTGGTGTGCACAGTCTGCAGCACTATGGATGGAACGACTGCTTGGTCCTCGAGGCAAATGGTTGTTCCAGAATGTGTAGTGTCATGAGATTCCAGTCGTTGAATAAGAACCAGTGATTCGCGCCTTATATTTCCCGTGACTCTAGCAAAACACCAAGAAGGCGTATGAGACAGGAAAAGACGGAGCTTCTGGGATAGCAAGGCAGCCTTTGGAAATGAATAGTACTCATACGATAGGTGATTGCTACCATCCCTGTAGAGCTGGTAGGCCAGTAGAGCGGTTCTTCTCATCAACCCCCGTGCTTATCCGTCGATTTACTCTCCTCCCATCACCACTCGCATGCGTGATCAATCTATCTGCTCCGTAAGAAGAAACGTATAGAAAGCGCACGCTCCCGGGTCCCAACGCGCTCCCTGTGATATTCCCTCGACTCCAAGATTCCATGAC harbors:
- the fleA_0 gene encoding Fucose-specific lectin gives rise to the protein MPAEINDIAMRASVAAINKGSSIRVYESDVFGGIREAMYEGKWTGGGSRNVIAKGKIGSPVAATSLGLDFIRVYYIGEDNKAKEICYDKNGKHWYDGALNNRFKLAPYSGLAAMFLETSEDLKMIRLYGQLEDDNHIQEYCYDTKHGWTVGANLGEAIPGSSIAVATWGTSHNIRVYMQDTSLNIVEKVYDGSRWQTGGLHVKDATPRAALGVTSWMEHSNVSIRLYYGSGSPGNVIKEKGWDHSTGWYDGDFAQGSIPASHVAAIPKPVLRVYIQNGTKFTAVTEFAWEGSWKVGQQALPPA